In Aquiflexum balticum DSM 16537, a single genomic region encodes these proteins:
- a CDS encoding type II toxin-antitoxin system HicB family antitoxin: MKDVLKYKDYIGKVHFSAEDEVFFGKLEGIDDLITFEGDNVEQLKSSFQEAVEDYLELCESLGKTPHKSYKGSFNVRINPKLHKQAAYKSVELGLSLNQFVEEAINDKLLIKSTP; the protein is encoded by the coding sequence ATGAAAGATGTTTTAAAATATAAGGATTACATTGGAAAAGTACATTTTAGTGCGGAAGATGAAGTGTTTTTTGGCAAACTTGAAGGCATTGATGATTTGATCACTTTTGAGGGTGATAATGTTGAACAGTTGAAAAGTTCATTTCAAGAAGCGGTTGAAGACTATTTGGAATTATGTGAATCTTTGGGAAAAACACCCCACAAATCATATAAAGGGTCTTTTAATGTACGAATCAATCCAAAATTACATAAGCAGGCAGCTTATAAATCAGTGGAGTTAGGCTTGTCCTTAAATCAATTTGTCGAAGAGGCGATAAATGATAAATTGTTAATTAAAAGCACACCGTAG
- a CDS encoding type II toxin-antitoxin system HicA family toxin, translated as MSRIDKLIQRFCLRPKDFTYDELVKVLNHFGYDEIKKGKTAGSRRAFVKEVTKHIIRLHKPHPGNILKLYVIDYVIGELKDQGLL; from the coding sequence ATGAGTAGGATAGACAAATTGATTCAAAGATTTTGTTTGAGACCAAAGGATTTCACTTATGATGAATTGGTAAAGGTTCTTAATCATTTTGGATACGATGAGATTAAGAAAGGCAAAACAGCAGGGTCTAGGAGAGCATTTGTTAAGGAAGTTACCAAACATATTATTAGGCTTCACAAACCTCATCCTGGAAATATCTTAAAGTTGTACGTGATTGATTATGTAATTGGAGAGTTAAAAGACCAAGGTTTACTATGA
- a CDS encoding TlpA disulfide reductase family protein yields MKKLVKITLVILFFSFSCSQKSEPQDPTIIVSGKIENLESEDIALFQDEDIASTKLDDAGNFKLEFEGDEASRYILYSGRTNFGLYLSPGDSIYITADAEDISGTFEVQGDHEKEIRYLFEKDQSDEESGLNNPMELMAKSKDDYFQTKDSLFAISKAKFEEFKMQENVDPDFITIEEAYFSYAPLGHDLQYPMYHAYVTKKPQDSIDFPNDEVNARLAAVPLDQKHLLNVGSYTSLIYIRISNLTSEIMKSDSSLMSGDSGYEKASMLAMDSLLKDKTVKDHFMYNSIKSNMDYRGPVHVEESYEKFMQENETPKYAEKLKKSKAKWEPISPGKDVPDFTFTNLEGEEVKLSDLRGNLVYIDIWATWCGPCIAEHPHWEKMREEYKDQPVEFLTVSIDDTREPWEKMVKAKNMEGLQWFAENAWKSDLAQHFMVNGIPRFLLLDEEGKVIDPSADRPSGKIRETLDKYLAQKGS; encoded by the coding sequence ATGAAAAAACTTGTCAAGATTACTTTAGTCATTTTATTTTTTTCCTTTAGTTGCTCCCAAAAATCAGAACCACAGGACCCGACCATCATAGTCTCTGGAAAAATAGAAAACCTTGAATCAGAAGACATTGCCCTCTTTCAGGATGAAGACATTGCAAGTACTAAATTAGATGATGCCGGAAATTTCAAACTGGAGTTTGAAGGGGATGAAGCTTCAAGGTATATTTTATATTCAGGAAGGACCAATTTTGGCCTCTACCTAAGCCCGGGAGACAGTATTTATATTACCGCGGATGCCGAGGACATCTCCGGTACATTTGAGGTGCAGGGAGATCATGAAAAAGAAATCAGGTATCTCTTTGAAAAAGACCAATCCGATGAAGAAAGCGGTCTAAATAATCCAATGGAATTGATGGCAAAATCGAAAGATGATTACTTTCAAACAAAAGACAGTCTTTTTGCAATTTCAAAAGCCAAATTTGAGGAATTCAAAATGCAAGAAAATGTTGATCCTGATTTTATCACCATAGAAGAAGCCTATTTCTCCTACGCACCTCTTGGCCATGATTTACAATATCCAATGTATCATGCTTATGTGACCAAAAAACCACAGGATTCAATAGATTTTCCCAACGATGAAGTGAATGCCAGATTGGCTGCTGTTCCCTTGGACCAAAAGCATCTTCTAAATGTTGGCAGCTACACGTCATTAATCTATATTCGGATTTCAAATCTCACAAGTGAAATCATGAAAAGTGATAGTTCTTTGATGTCTGGCGATAGTGGGTATGAAAAAGCAAGCATGCTTGCCATGGACTCATTATTAAAGGATAAAACTGTGAAAGATCATTTTATGTATAATTCCATAAAATCCAATATGGATTACCGTGGCCCAGTGCATGTGGAAGAATCTTATGAAAAATTCATGCAAGAAAATGAGACTCCAAAGTATGCTGAAAAACTAAAAAAATCAAAGGCTAAATGGGAACCGATCAGTCCCGGAAAAGATGTTCCCGATTTTACCTTCACCAACCTTGAGGGCGAGGAAGTAAAACTAAGTGATCTGAGAGGAAATCTGGTATATATTGATATTTGGGCTACATGGTGTGGACCATGCATCGCTGAACATCCACATTGGGAAAAGATGAGAGAGGAATATAAAGATCAACCGGTCGAATTTTTGACGGTATCGATTGATGATACCCGGGAACCTTGGGAAAAGATGGTGAAAGCCAAAAATATGGAAGGGCTTCAGTGGTTTGCCGAAAATGCCTGGAAGTCCGATCTTGCCCAACATTTCATGGTAAATGGCATCCCGAGATTTTTGCTATTGGATGAGGAGGGGAAGGTAATTGATCCATCTGCTGACAGACCTTCCGGAAAAATCCGGGAAACTTTGGATAAATACCTTGCCCAAAAAGGTAGCTAA
- a CDS encoding DUF1016 N-terminal domain-containing protein — MEDLENHTPQLYRDVCLIIEGTRSRLATTANAEVCLMHWHIGERIKEDVLYNKRAGYGKEIVKKLAVKLTDRYGKGWSDRKLFHCIRAAYTFTEEEIVYAARIQLTWTHLRSLMFIDDVLKRGFYMEMVRIEHWDTRTLDQKI, encoded by the coding sequence ATGGAAGATTTAGAAAACCATACACCTCAATTATACCGTGATGTTTGTCTTATAATTGAAGGGACACGTAGCCGTTTGGCAACAACAGCCAATGCTGAAGTTTGCCTGATGCACTGGCATATCGGCGAGCGCATCAAAGAAGATGTTCTGTATAATAAAAGGGCGGGTTATGGTAAAGAGATTGTCAAAAAATTAGCGGTCAAACTAACTGATCGCTACGGCAAAGGATGGAGTGACCGCAAACTTTTTCATTGTATACGCGCAGCGTATACTTTTACTGAAGAGGAGATTGTATACGCGGCGCGTATACAATTGACATGGACACATTTAAGGTCTTTGATGTTTATTGATGATGTACTTAAACGCGGCTTTTACATGGAAATGGTACGGATCGAACACTGGGATACCCGCACGCTCGACCAGAAGATATAA
- a CDS encoding sulfatase family protein, translating to MTFQKKLFLFSLPFIIFFQISFSQTLDKPNILWISVEDIGPMLEAYGDNSIKTPNIDRLSKEGITYTHAYSTVGVCAPSRSSIITGMYPVSIGSHNMRTGPHYAFREPENETYKDYYGQKDIKGRNVPEYATVPPPFVKCFTEYLRAAGYYTSNNAKTDYQFNSPITAWDEIGRDATYKNRAKGQPFFAVFNHEITHESRIFMKKEDPMLADKSKVSVPNYFPELPVVRQDVGRAYSNIMELDKQVGDLLKSLEEEGLLDKTIIFFWSDHAGPLLRQKRAVGNSGLHVPLIVRMPYGQMGGTKIDDIVSLMDLGPTVMSLAGMAPPDYMHGRAFLGIHKTKNPHQYAFGSADRFDEAVDMSRSVMDGRYVYIRNFRPELPLIYRNAYREQIDMTKAMIEMDKRGELTGGAAYIFMKTKPVEELYDLHSDPYEIHNLADSPEHQTKLKELRNALSAWQLEIGDLGFVPEYDLVNMMWPGMVQPETAPVKFETLGIQLLMSSATEGASIAYQVGEEIGGKYWRLYHEPIPAGKKVAARAVRIGYKTSAISQFPNQ from the coding sequence ATGACCTTCCAAAAAAAACTATTTCTTTTCAGCCTCCCTTTTATCATTTTCTTCCAAATCTCTTTTTCCCAAACCTTGGACAAACCCAATATCCTTTGGATATCCGTGGAAGATATCGGGCCTATGTTGGAAGCTTATGGGGATAATAGCATCAAAACACCCAATATCGACCGGCTTTCCAAAGAAGGTATTACCTATACCCATGCCTATTCCACAGTGGGTGTTTGTGCCCCAAGTCGCAGCAGTATCATTACGGGGATGTATCCGGTGAGTATTGGTTCACACAATATGCGGACGGGCCCGCACTATGCTTTCCGCGAACCCGAGAATGAAACCTACAAGGATTATTATGGTCAGAAGGATATCAAGGGCAGAAATGTGCCTGAATATGCCACTGTCCCGCCTCCCTTTGTCAAATGTTTTACCGAATACCTCAGGGCAGCAGGCTATTACACTTCCAATAATGCCAAAACAGATTACCAGTTCAATTCCCCCATCACTGCTTGGGATGAAATCGGAAGGGATGCCACTTATAAAAACAGAGCTAAAGGCCAACCCTTCTTTGCGGTATTCAACCATGAAATCACCCATGAGTCCAGGATTTTTATGAAAAAAGAAGATCCCATGTTGGCGGACAAAAGCAAGGTCAGCGTTCCAAACTACTTTCCTGAACTGCCTGTTGTACGTCAGGATGTCGGCCGGGCTTATTCCAATATTATGGAATTGGACAAGCAGGTAGGGGATTTGTTGAAATCCTTGGAAGAGGAGGGACTCTTGGATAAGACGATCATTTTCTTTTGGTCAGACCATGCAGGGCCGCTTCTGAGACAAAAAAGAGCTGTAGGCAATTCCGGGTTGCATGTTCCCCTGATCGTGAGAATGCCCTATGGACAGATGGGCGGTACCAAAATTGATGACATTGTTTCCCTGATGGATCTAGGCCCTACGGTCATGTCCTTGGCAGGAATGGCACCACCGGATTATATGCATGGCAGGGCCTTTCTCGGAATTCACAAAACCAAAAATCCACATCAATATGCTTTCGGTTCTGCGGACAGGTTTGATGAGGCCGTGGATATGAGCCGATCGGTCATGGATGGGAGGTACGTCTATATCAGAAATTTCCGGCCTGAGTTACCTTTGATTTATAGGAACGCCTACCGCGAACAGATAGATATGACCAAAGCCATGATAGAAATGGACAAAAGGGGTGAACTCACAGGTGGTGCGGCTTATATTTTTATGAAAACCAAGCCTGTGGAGGAATTGTATGACCTCCATTCCGATCCCTATGAAATCCATAACCTTGCGGATTCCCCAGAGCATCAGACCAAACTGAAAGAACTTAGAAATGCACTTTCTGCCTGGCAGTTGGAAATCGGTGATTTGGGATTTGTCCCTGAATATGATTTGGTCAACATGATGTGGCCGGGAATGGTGCAGCCTGAAACCGCGCCGGTCAAGTTCGAGACATTAGGAATTCAGCTTTTAATGTCTTCGGCTACCGAAGGGGCCAGCATTGCCTATCAGGTAGGAGAGGAGATAGGGGGTAAATATTGGCGGCTATATCATGAGCCTATTCCAGCTGGCAAAAAAGTGGCCGCAAGAGCTGTCAGGATAGGCTACAAAACATCGGCTATTTCACAATTTCCCAATCAATAA
- a CDS encoding TonB-dependent receptor plug domain-containing protein codes for MKVIKLLKIGLLFLAALQLGAMISPSDNLTEKIKANLRSHQVYYSPEKVYLHHDKPYYLAGDTFWFKAYVLDAAKLEASTKSGVLYVDLIDHNQQLVDRLTLPIADGEAFGDFYLGDDLQEGKYTLVSYTNWMKNFGEDIFFQKDFYVLGKQFKKPVTATEPVQSPIDLQFFPEGGDLVSGIPYEVAFKALNSDGFGASVEGAIYDEQGKMVVAFKDHFAGMGSFVFTPKAATKYVAKLEKNNGETEEFTLPEIKEQGWVLHMDEVNDPENILVTVQSTIPESKSAMLFGIAREKLIYTEEIDPSGTNTIFIPKKNFPIGVARFTLTDLEGNAMAERLVFVNHPNSNQVTLETDQQEYQPREEVNLAIRYQGEVELSHLSVSVTADQLAYTPEYQENISTYLLLSSDINGHIESLGYYFESEDKSRQEALRHLMMTQGWRRFGWDGLLSGNFPLMSFSNELDLNIRGKLERANGSPVEQGEATLFLKDKYTTFMLTETDDKGEFSFGGFYFKGNIPVVIQGVDSRGRRDNVEVKILENDYIPKITENRILFNGKTWTDLPKDFSPNPKQATEGIETGIWGLELGEVLLQEVVVEGRADVYEPFRLHTSADAVIYTNQLPVATSGNILEVLQGRVAGLQVMQTGMNEFRAVIRGMGTPLYLLDGVPITENSLSMINQFDINRIEILKGPGTTGIYGGRGSGGVIAFFSEMGTMEEIDPEGGKHIIVHQAAGFNRIRQFYSPKYETTEYYELPDRRSTVYWNPLVLLSPNSKREISFFTGDVTGRHRVQVEGITKDGQPISEVYYFEVN; via the coding sequence ATGAAAGTTATAAAATTATTGAAAATAGGGTTGTTGTTCTTGGCCGCCTTGCAATTGGGTGCCATGATCAGCCCATCTGATAATCTGACAGAAAAAATCAAAGCCAATTTGAGGAGTCATCAGGTGTATTATTCCCCCGAAAAAGTTTACCTGCATCATGATAAACCTTATTATTTGGCAGGAGATACATTTTGGTTTAAGGCTTATGTACTGGATGCAGCAAAATTGGAGGCTAGTACCAAAAGTGGGGTGCTGTATGTTGATTTGATCGATCACAATCAACAATTGGTGGACAGGCTCACTTTGCCCATAGCTGATGGTGAGGCATTTGGGGATTTTTATCTGGGAGATGACCTTCAGGAAGGAAAGTATACTTTGGTGAGCTATACCAATTGGATGAAAAATTTTGGAGAAGATATATTTTTCCAAAAGGATTTTTATGTGTTAGGCAAACAATTTAAAAAACCAGTAACAGCTACAGAACCAGTCCAAAGCCCAATTGACCTTCAGTTTTTCCCTGAGGGCGGAGATTTGGTTTCGGGGATTCCCTATGAGGTCGCCTTCAAAGCTCTGAATTCGGATGGATTTGGAGCATCTGTTGAAGGAGCTATTTATGATGAGCAGGGAAAAATGGTAGTTGCGTTCAAGGATCATTTTGCAGGAATGGGATCCTTTGTTTTTACGCCGAAAGCAGCAACGAAATATGTTGCTAAATTGGAAAAGAACAATGGAGAAACCGAGGAGTTTACATTACCTGAGATCAAAGAGCAAGGTTGGGTGCTTCATATGGATGAGGTCAATGATCCGGAAAACATATTGGTAACTGTTCAGTCTACAATCCCGGAGAGCAAATCTGCTATGCTTTTTGGAATTGCAAGGGAAAAATTGATCTATACAGAAGAAATTGATCCATCGGGAACAAATACCATTTTCATTCCCAAGAAAAATTTTCCAATTGGTGTGGCACGCTTTACTCTCACTGATTTAGAGGGTAATGCAATGGCTGAAAGATTGGTCTTTGTCAATCATCCAAATTCCAACCAAGTCACTCTCGAAACTGACCAGCAGGAATATCAACCCAGAGAGGAAGTCAATCTTGCTATAAGGTATCAGGGTGAGGTGGAATTGTCCCATCTTTCTGTTTCAGTCACAGCCGATCAATTGGCTTATACTCCTGAATACCAAGAAAATATCAGTACCTATCTATTGCTTAGCTCTGATATAAATGGGCACATTGAATCGCTGGGATATTATTTTGAATCGGAAGATAAATCAAGACAGGAAGCACTCAGGCATTTGATGATGACCCAAGGTTGGAGAAGGTTTGGTTGGGATGGCCTCTTATCAGGGAATTTCCCATTGATGAGTTTTTCGAATGAGCTTGATCTCAATATCAGAGGCAAGTTAGAGAGGGCCAATGGCAGTCCAGTGGAACAAGGAGAAGCTACCCTATTCCTGAAAGACAAATACACTACATTTATGCTTACAGAGACCGATGATAAAGGTGAATTTTCATTTGGGGGATTTTATTTCAAAGGGAATATTCCTGTGGTCATCCAAGGCGTGGATAGTAGGGGCAGGCGTGATAACGTAGAGGTCAAAATCCTTGAAAATGACTATATCCCAAAAATCACTGAGAACCGCATTTTGTTTAACGGAAAGACTTGGACGGATTTGCCAAAGGATTTTTCACCCAATCCCAAACAGGCAACGGAAGGAATTGAAACGGGGATATGGGGTTTGGAATTGGGGGAGGTATTGTTGCAGGAGGTCGTGGTAGAAGGCAGGGCAGATGTCTACGAACCCTTCAGATTGCATACTTCTGCCGATGCAGTGATTTACACGAACCAACTTCCTGTAGCAACTTCGGGCAATATCCTGGAAGTGCTGCAAGGCAGGGTAGCCGGATTGCAGGTTATGCAAACGGGTATGAATGAATTCAGGGCTGTCATCAGGGGAATGGGTACACCTTTATACCTTTTGGATGGTGTTCCCATTACCGAAAATTCATTGAGCATGATCAACCAATTTGATATCAACAGGATAGAAATTCTCAAGGGTCCCGGTACAACAGGTATTTACGGTGGCCGGGGCAGTGGGGGAGTTATTGCGTTTTTCAGCGAAATGGGCACCATGGAAGAGATTGACCCCGAAGGTGGAAAACATATTATAGTACATCAAGCAGCAGGGTTCAACCGAATAAGGCAATTTTATTCTCCAAAGTATGAAACGACGGAATATTATGAGCTGCCTGATAGGAGAAGTACAGTTTATTGGAATCCCTTAGTTTTGCTTAGTCCAAATTCAAAAAGAGAAATCAGCTTCTTCACCGGTGATGTCACCGGCCGTCATCGCGTTCAGGTCGAAGGAATTACTAAGGATGGTCAGCCTATCAGTGAGGTGTATTATTTTGAGGTGAATTAA
- a CDS encoding alpha/beta hydrolase family protein — translation MKNLIKSIYLLNILVGIIFSPNLFAQEQFNYDESKVPDLVLPDPFVSAKGEIIKTVDEWESIRRPELIRLFAENVYGGIPRDFDEIHFNVSTDSDHLYKEVAMKKNVTIRVTRNGKAQAIKLFVFLPLEGKGPHPVFLLISHRNVQALLDDKEDRFFPIAQIVEKGYAAAIFDVVDVSPDDKERFTNGILESLYPEELKNSGGMRGLAAWAWGAMRAMDYFESENAIDHKRAAIVGHSRGGKAALWAGANDKRWAVVISNESGCGGAALSRRRFGETVKRINTSFPYWFNDNFKAYNDNEDALPIDQHLLAACIAPRSIYIASAIEDQWADPKGEFLSLKLGSRVYSEIYGIKVDLPEIFENHQRTIHTKSVGYHLREGKHNLTLYDWERFMDFVEKEFLLAR, via the coding sequence ATGAAAAACCTGATTAAATCCATTTACCTTCTGAATATTCTGGTAGGGATTATATTCTCCCCAAACCTTTTTGCCCAAGAACAATTCAACTATGATGAATCCAAAGTTCCTGATTTGGTTTTGCCTGATCCTTTTGTCAGTGCCAAAGGTGAAATTATAAAAACTGTGGATGAATGGGAAAGCATCAGGAGACCGGAATTGATTCGGCTATTTGCTGAAAATGTCTATGGTGGTATTCCGAGGGATTTTGATGAGATACATTTCAATGTTTCGACAGATTCCGATCATCTTTACAAAGAGGTGGCAATGAAAAAAAATGTGACAATCAGAGTTACCAGAAACGGAAAAGCTCAGGCCATAAAATTGTTTGTCTTTTTACCTCTTGAAGGAAAAGGGCCTCATCCGGTGTTTCTTTTGATCAGCCATAGAAATGTGCAAGCCTTACTTGATGATAAAGAAGATCGGTTTTTTCCAATAGCACAAATTGTGGAAAAGGGATATGCAGCGGCAATTTTTGATGTGGTGGATGTTTCGCCTGATGACAAAGAAAGATTTACAAATGGAATATTGGAGTCACTTTATCCTGAGGAATTGAAAAATTCCGGAGGAATGCGTGGCTTGGCAGCTTGGGCTTGGGGAGCTATGCGGGCAATGGATTATTTTGAAAGTGAAAATGCTATTGATCATAAAAGGGCTGCGATAGTCGGCCATTCAAGGGGCGGCAAAGCAGCTTTATGGGCCGGGGCCAATGACAAAAGATGGGCAGTGGTCATTTCCAATGAATCCGGTTGCGGGGGTGCGGCATTATCACGAAGGAGATTCGGCGAAACGGTGAAGCGCATCAATACCAGTTTTCCCTATTGGTTTAACGATAATTTCAAGGCCTACAATGATAATGAAGATGCCTTGCCAATTGACCAACATCTTTTGGCAGCCTGTATTGCCCCAAGGTCTATTTACATTGCCTCAGCCATAGAAGACCAATGGGCCGATCCAAAAGGAGAGTTCTTGTCACTAAAATTGGGTTCGAGAGTCTATTCTGAAATCTATGGAATCAAGGTTGATCTTCCGGAAATTTTTGAAAATCACCAAAGGACTATCCATACAAAATCAGTAGGCTACCACCTCCGTGAAGGCAAACACAATCTGACGCTTTATGATTGGGAAAGGTTTATGGATTTTGTGGAAAAGGAGTTTTTATTGGCACGCTGA